One Photobacterium sp. TY1-4 genomic window carries:
- a CDS encoding ATP-binding cassette domain-containing protein, which yields MTIAMQDVQLTLSHGSLQVDQWDIEPSQHWMIFSAYQHYGSLLGQLLSGERTPDGGDITGLPERVGVVSLAQQQALLDAELEQDETDYIDQIDYGHSVEYLIGECCRDSAQVEQLLEMLDLVHLRNSGFRQLSTGETRRLMLARALAVDPQLLVLDDPYVGLDIAHQEKLSALLSSLSELMTLILITARESHIPDCITHIAMFSETSATERAGNAGVMALSPGMTVDEFTSHPVLRQLEALSAERSDAVMALIRERQQLFQQANQTQLTHALSQEQPQQGHTPLVAIRDGKVEYFDRLIFDKVNWQILPGQHWQIRGPNGCGKSTLLALILGDHPQCYANDMTVLGYQRGSGESIWDIKRRIGVVSSSLHMQYRVSCSALEVLLSGFYDSIGLYDQPSKTQVQQAREWLAILAMADEERTPFRALDYGQQRLLLIGRALIKQPALLILDEPYQGLDFVNRKLVYQVLNMIAEEQLSQLLYVSHHPEDSLSAIRNYVDFVPEGEGYAVVVSG from the coding sequence ATGACCATTGCCATGCAAGATGTGCAATTGACGCTTTCGCACGGGAGCCTGCAAGTTGACCAGTGGGATATTGAACCCAGTCAGCATTGGATGATTTTCTCTGCTTATCAGCATTACGGGTCGCTATTGGGCCAGCTCTTGAGCGGAGAGCGAACTCCTGACGGCGGCGACATAACCGGATTGCCGGAGCGGGTCGGGGTGGTTTCTCTGGCGCAGCAGCAGGCGTTGCTGGACGCGGAGCTGGAGCAGGACGAAACGGATTATATCGACCAGATTGATTATGGTCATTCGGTCGAATACCTGATTGGTGAGTGTTGCCGGGACAGCGCTCAGGTGGAGCAACTGCTGGAGATGCTGGACTTGGTGCACCTGCGCAACAGCGGTTTTCGCCAGCTGTCGACCGGGGAGACCCGACGTCTGATGCTGGCCCGGGCGCTGGCTGTCGATCCTCAGTTGCTGGTGCTCGATGATCCTTATGTCGGGCTGGATATAGCCCACCAGGAAAAGCTCTCCGCCTTACTGAGCAGTCTCTCCGAGCTGATGACGCTGATTTTGATCACTGCGCGCGAATCCCATATTCCCGATTGCATCACCCATATCGCGATGTTCAGTGAAACGTCCGCCACAGAGCGGGCGGGAAATGCTGGCGTGATGGCATTAAGCCCGGGGATGACGGTCGATGAATTCACCTCGCATCCGGTGCTGCGTCAGCTCGAAGCACTGTCGGCTGAGCGCAGTGATGCGGTGATGGCACTGATCCGCGAGCGTCAGCAACTTTTCCAACAGGCAAATCAGACGCAACTGACGCACGCTCTGTCTCAAGAACAGCCACAACAGGGGCATACGCCGCTGGTGGCAATCCGTGACGGCAAAGTTGAGTATTTTGACCGGCTGATCTTCGACAAGGTGAACTGGCAGATTTTGCCGGGGCAGCACTGGCAGATCCGCGGGCCGAATGGCTGTGGTAAAAGTACCTTATTGGCGCTGATCTTAGGTGATCATCCGCAATGTTATGCCAATGACATGACGGTACTGGGTTATCAGCGCGGCAGCGGTGAGAGCATCTGGGATATCAAGCGCCGGATCGGGGTGGTGTCATCCTCACTGCATATGCAGTATCGCGTCAGTTGCAGCGCGCTGGAAGTGCTGTTATCCGGTTTTTATGACTCTATTGGCCTTTACGATCAGCCGTCGAAAACTCAGGTGCAGCAAGCCCGTGAGTGGCTGGCGATTCTGGCAATGGCGGATGAAGAACGCACCCCTTTTCGCGCCCTGGATTACGGCCAGCAGCGGTTATTGCTGATTGGGCGGGCCCTCATCAAACAGCCGGCGCTGTTGATCCTCGATGAACCCTACCAGGGACTGGACTTCGTCAACCGTAAGCTGGTGTATCAGGTGCTCAATATGATCGCCGAAGAGCAGCTCAGCCAGCTGTTGTATGTGTCCCACCATCCGGAAGATAGCCTGTCGGCTATTCGTAATTACGTTGATTTTGTCCCCGAAGGTGAAGGGTATGCAGTGGTGGTTTCCGGCTGA
- a CDS encoding MarR family winged helix-turn-helix transcriptional regulator encodes MKLDASVGFLLNKAAGEMKYSLENLLRPYNLTPAQWSVLARLTEQDGQVISDIGKSLFFDKPTMSGVIKRLHDKGLITKERDAADQRMIKVYLTESARTLMLELPDLAISVNQKALKEFTSEEAEQLKVFLKRILMNMR; translated from the coding sequence ATGAAACTAGATGCAAGCGTTGGCTTTCTGCTGAACAAAGCCGCCGGAGAGATGAAGTATTCTCTCGAAAACTTACTCCGCCCTTATAACCTGACTCCGGCTCAATGGTCCGTGTTAGCACGTTTAACCGAACAAGACGGCCAGGTAATTAGTGATATCGGCAAGTCACTTTTTTTCGATAAGCCAACCATGTCCGGGGTGATCAAGCGGCTACACGATAAAGGCTTAATCACCAAAGAACGGGATGCCGCCGATCAAAGAATGATCAAAGTCTATTTAACGGAGTCGGCACGGACATTGATGCTGGAGCTGCCCGACTTAGCCATTTCGGTTAATCAGAAAGCATTGAAAGAATTTACATCGGAAGAAGCGGAACAGCTGAAGGTATTCTTGAAAAGAATTCTGATGAACATGCGATAA
- a CDS encoding RDD family protein produces the protein MEDHSVDTVESDHLDSLALATKWSRVGASIIDGFLISIVTLPIAYLMGGFDGLNQEPPVQMSYELQILLLVLGLLFYAAVNWKLLESNGQSIGKKVLNIRIVYLNDEQASRTDILVKRYLPYLLFSYIPFIGPLVSLINLLFIFGKQRRCLHDRIAGTKVVKA, from the coding sequence ATGGAAGATCATAGTGTGGATACGGTAGAGAGTGATCATCTCGATTCGTTGGCGTTGGCGACAAAATGGTCACGGGTTGGTGCCTCCATAATTGATGGATTTTTGATTAGTATTGTCACTTTGCCGATTGCTTATCTGATGGGTGGTTTTGATGGTTTGAACCAAGAGCCTCCGGTGCAGATGTCCTATGAGTTACAAATTTTGTTGTTGGTCCTAGGCTTGTTATTTTACGCGGCGGTTAACTGGAAGCTGTTAGAAAGCAATGGCCAGTCCATCGGGAAAAAAGTACTGAACATTCGTATCGTTTATCTCAATGACGAGCAAGCAAGCAGAACCGACATTCTGGTTAAGCGCTACTTACCCTATCTATTATTTTCCTATATTCCGTTCATCGGGCCATTGGTGAGCTTGATTAACTTGCTCTTTATTTTTGGAAAGCAGCGTCGTTGCCTGCATGATCGTATTGCAGGTACGAAAGTTGTAAAAGCATGA